From the genome of Liolophura sinensis isolate JHLJ2023 chromosome 5, CUHK_Ljap_v2, whole genome shotgun sequence:
GAATGACAGACCCCACAATTTGtgcaaaatgtcaaattaagttTGAGGGGGGTTTTCTTTTCCAATGGTTCCAATCCAAATTTCATGGAAAGGTCAACCACTGCTGCACATGTGCCCCCCAGCTGtaccagattttaaaaacatggcagcGCGCAGCAAACCTGCTAAATACGAGCCTATTTTCGACCTTagctaagatttacaggagaatggtgatgtaaaggcaagtAGCGATCGAGACAAAATGtgagtaaatattttagctttcagaatggCAGTGCTATATGTGTATTCAGGACGAATCTAACAGAATTGAAAGAGAGGGTAGCACTTCATAAGCATTATACCAGAAAGGGGTCCACACAACTCTCGCACTAAGCGATCCCCGCGTTTCAGTATATTATAGAAGCCACCCTTAGATCGAGGTCTCGGGCTAAGTTGACCAAACACTTTGTCTAGTCATACACGACAGGTAAAGATGACAGTTACAGGTATTACTCATTTTACTGGTTTGGATTGTGAACGCAGCAAATGCTACAAAAACTGTTCTTGTCTCAGTGTCAAAGGCAGAAATGTTAAAGGTGGTCAAATGGCAAAGACATAGTAGTTTTTCACAGGaacatctgttgttgttgttgttaagtgACAAAGCAATTTCTTCTCTCTTTTCAAATTTATCCTAAGGTAATGTTTGTAGTTTATAAAATTGTCATACCGCAGTGGATCCTTTCTTGACGGCTTCTTGTGCATATTCCACCTGGAACAAATGTCCATCAGGTGAAAAAACGGTAATAGCGCGATCGTATCTTGAGGTACCCATGCTTCTCTTGCGATGCAGAATTTGCTAACTTCACGACTGACAAGCGGCAGTGATACAAAGTCGCTGATTGGATATCACTTCATTGCCCTCCAATGAAAATTGAGGATACATCAAAAAGACTGTTTCTACCTTTTCGTACAGAAGAGCATATTATCTAAGGAAGAGCCGAAAGAGAAACAGACGATCGGGGAAGAAAATGTTTATTGCTCTACATGAGTGAAAATCAGTCACTTATTCAGCGTTCACAGTGAAGTACGATATCCTCCTCAAACACTGATAACATCACGTTGACAAGAAAGGCCGAGGGATGACATTTGAACAGACATCTGAAGGTCGGGTTATCATAAATAtcaatttattatattatgCTACACCTGTACAGCAGCTAATGTCAGTCACCGTCATGTTATCAGCTGGTATTAACATGCCTACCTGTGCCACCGCTTGCTAATTCTTAGAAGTTATTAAATGTTGCCAATTCAAAGCATGAGGAGTTCGCCCAAGTATTAAGATGTCCCCAAGTGATTGGGTCTTTTTGGGTGAGATGCCCTTAAGAATATGAGCAGAACAAAAATTCCCCCCTCCCAAAATTTGGGAATTGATCTGGAACGtacatattggttgacggctgatataaaGATATCTGTTTCAACGCATGGCCATCTTATTTCAACTGTGAGTAGTTTGGTAATCTAGTTGGATGGATAGTGTGATATTGCAGGAGTCTGATATTCagtgttttaatgattttaacaACAAATGTCAGTAATGTCGCAATGAGCGAGTCCAAGAATAGTAGTAGATCATAAGGCCATAACATAAGGTCTGTTCTCACTGTGTGATGCAGTCTAACCAATGACCTTAATTGGTACATTAATCATGTTGACCTCTGTTGAGAATCTGAATTGAGAATTTTAACAACAAATGTCAGTAATGCCGCAATGAGCGAGTCCAAGAATAGTAGTAGATCCTTTGATATGGTGAACTAAggaaaggggggtgggggggcagCTACACTAATGACGAGAGGAAAATTTCCTATTCTAGCATTTATGCTTCTTTCATCAGATCTGAAGGCCTTTGAGAGGCGATTGACAGAGGTGATTGACAAGCTACAACCAGCTGCTCGTCTGTGGAGAAGTATGAGCATTTATTGTGTCAAACTCCTGAGTTTAGCCAGTTTCTGTGTACTGGAAGGGctaataacaataaaatgacAGTTTTATCAGAGTatgtatgaaaatattgaaTCCGTAATATTAATTGTTTGTGAATACTGTAGTGAGTGAAAATGCTAGAAGACAGTTCTTCAATCATGTAAGTTTGAACTAAAAATGGTCTTTCCGTTCAGCCCCTGTTAAGGAAATTGGCCTGAATCTTGGAATGTCATGTCTGAATCAGCCTTGTATGGTTTGTGATGTCTGCTGATTAGACCCCCTTTGTTTTCTGACAGTTACCCTGATCTTCATCTCCGTGTGTACAGCTGCGGGAGCATGGAACTGGCTGAGGGACCCAGATACGTCACAGGTGAGAGATCCCATGGCGTATAAAGGCTGATGAATATGTAATTATGAAGGACATAACTGCAAGTATCTAAGTCTAAAGCCTGTGGCACTTTTTAAATGTACCTGTAAGTATTTAAGTAGAATGTCATGCATCCATGAttgtgtcagaaaaaaatggtgTAGGTTggagggaattttttttttttttttcttgctaacgaaaaaaaatattggggTGCTTAACTTCTAGTGGAACATTTATTTTGGCTGATACCTGTTCTCTACATGTTGTTTTTACAGGTAACATTCTTCCAGTCCTTGATGAACCATCCTTTCTTTGCCATCAGCTGTTTGATCCTGCTCATATTATTTTTGTGTGGGATACACAAACGAGTTGTTGCCTCATCAATGTATCCTTTGCTTCGATCATTTTCACTAATCTGTAGATGTTTCTTTACACTTGATTATGAATATGACAGTTTTGTTAATTATACCTGCATGATGAGGTGTGCTACAAAtctttgtaaaatatttgaggTTATACTTTGTATTAATAAGGAGGTTATGCTTTTGCTGAACTATGCAGAAAATATTCTGGACAAATTTGGATGCACAAAAGCATAGCTAGGCCTTAGGCCTTGTGCAGAAAATATTCTGGATAAATTTAGATCTTTATCCAGATTCAGGCTGGTTTAAAATGGTTCTTTACCATTTAGAGATAAGTGCCAATGCAGTGTTGTCTCCCTTTGTGTTTGGTggggatggtcgttggtttcccctgattcctcccaccatgatgctggtcgctgttgtataagtgaaatattcttgagtatggcataaaacaccaatcaaataaataaattgtcatcAGTTAATTGTGACAGTCCTTAATCACGTATCAGAATTGCTTCCAGGTGTCGCCAGGTTTTGGCAGATTATAACATGTCATGTGATGAGGTAGGTATCAAATAACTCAGTGTTAAGTATCAGGTGCATGTTTTGCCCATTAGAAAGATACTACATTAAATCTTCTGACTGTGTGTTACTGGAGATGTCTGCTCCCTGGGGACATAGCAGGCTTACATATAGTTGGAATTTGATGGTATTCTCtcttttcaaagaaaagacaacagatgGCATAATCTTAGTTAGTAGGAATAGTGGTGAAAGGAAACCTAAATTGTCAGACATTTATTTTTGatggtctgtcggcaacctgtggatggttgtgggattccaTCAGGCTCACAACTATACCGACCActtttgtgtaagtgaaatattcttgagtacagcgtaaaacaccaatgaaataagtaaatctttTTGGTGGTTTTATGTATTTCAGACGGGAAAGTTGATATTAAAGCCGAGACCAACCACATGACACACATCCCCTGAAGCCAGTGGTGCCCATACTACCAGTCACAGCACCTTACCGGTGGACTTCACTTACCAGAGAATTGAAGTCTATCGGGCTTCAGTGATCAAAAAGAACATAAATGAAGTCTAATATGGTACTGGGTACATGTCCGGTCTTAACTGGCATTCTGTAGTAGGTGTTAATAATGAGGTTGAATAGGGCAACTTTGTTGgtaatttatatttaacatacagaAGGAGAGCAAAGAGGTGTAAAGAGAAAAGAAGCCAATTCCTTGCACACGTGCACATAATATGGTCAACAGAAAAAACGGAAGTACGTGTGCATGTGTTTTTCATCCTAAGGATGAGCCTCTTTATTGAAGTCTTCAGCATCAGTAGGGATAATAGAATTTGACTGATTTGATGTGTATTTGGTAAAAAAGATAAATGTCCATATGCTGTGGGGTATAACTGTTGGCTGAACAAGGTTGCAATGCGTAATGGTGTGTGCTGTGTCCATGTATATATCAGTGAGTTGAAGATTGGGTGAGTCCATGTACAATGCTGTAAGTTGGGTGAGTCCATGTACAGTGCTGTAATTTGGAGATTGGGTGTGTCCATGTACAGTGCTGTAAATTGGAGATTGGGTGAGTCCATGCACAATGCTGTAAGTTGGAGATTGGGTGAGTCCATGTACAATGCTGTAAGTTTGGAGATTGGGTGAGTCCATGTACAATGCTGTAAGTTGGAGATTGGGTGAGTCCATGTACAATGCTGTAAGTTGGAGATTGGGTGAATCCATGTACAATGCTGTAAGTTGGAGATTGGGTGAGTCCATGCACAGTGCTTTAAGCCTTCATATAAGTTAAGCATACATTTTAATATGGTGTCATATGTAAGTTCTACAACGAAAACatcatcagtacatgtatttgtgttagaTGTCAAGTCAGTGTAAAAAGAGAGGGTGAAAGTCATGTTGTGTTAACACTAAAAATACCGTTGTCACGATTTTCTCTATGTCCTGAGTATTTGATATCTACATTTAGGGCTATACCATAGTGATAAAATGAAATTGCTTGTAAGAAGCCAAAGCCCTGgacattttttgtgtaattagggttattaaaatgtttgtacatgtatgtaaaacgaGTATGAATGACACTTCCGACCTGTATCTTTTGTGCCTCGCTCCCTCCTTAGTGAATTATTTAACAGGGAGTCCCATAAATTAATCACTTTTTCTCACCAGTCAAAGGTGGACTGCTGCATTTGTTTCAAACAGCTGTTTTGATTCTGAACTCTAGCACCACCTGGCAGTTTGAGAGGTGAAACAACACTAATGACTTAGTTGTATGCTTGTTGTTTGATATCCTCCAGTGACAGCCATTCATCTCTTATTCACCAAGTATGCACCATATCGAGTATAAAGCTAtggacatttacattttaatttcatttaaaacaacAGGCAAGTTgaataaagggaaaaaaacaaaatgtatatatatttacatatggtTGCTGTTCCtattttgtgttgtacatttaAGAGTATGCAACTGGAAAGAAAGGCCATCGCTGAaaggaaatattatttttgtcagCAAAATGTGTTGTGATCAGTAGAAACAAGAAAACTTCCTTGAAAAACAATGTTGTAAAACAGAGTTACTGCCGACAACCGTCGGTCTTCTCAAGATTCCCTGAAGACACTCTCAAAACTGGTGTTCTCAACTCAATTCTGTGTTACATGCTCAACTGTAGAAGCCTAGAATTTGTTGTATGTGGGACAAGTCCCTTCACTGATTCATTCAACTGACTGATACTTAATGCTATTCTCAAGAATACGTTGGGGCCACTGTGGCATAGTTgctagtgtgctagcgcagccaATGATTCAGGAGTCTCTCGTCTGTGGCATAGTTGCAAGTGTgtcagcacagcacaatgattcaggagtctCTCGTCTGTGGCATAGTTGCTAGTgtgccagcgcagcacaatgattcaggagtctCTCGTCTGTGGCATAGTTGTTGACATGCCAGCGtagcacaatgattcaggagcctctcgcctGTGGCATAGTTGTTGGCATGCCAGCGtagcacaatgattcaggagtctCTCGTCTGTGGCATAGTTGTTGGCGTGCCAGCGtagcacaatgattcaggag
Proteins encoded in this window:
- the LOC135465752 gene encoding nuclear envelope phosphatase-regulatory subunit 1-like, producing the protein MTFEQTSEDLKAFERRLTEVIDKLQPAARLWRITLIFISVCTAAGAWNWLRDPDTSQVTFFQSLMNHPFFAISCLILLILFLCGIHKRVVASSIIASRCRQVLADYNMSCDETGKLILKPRPTT